One window of Pieris napi chromosome 14, ilPieNapi1.2, whole genome shotgun sequence genomic DNA carries:
- the LOC125056273 gene encoding uncharacterized protein LOC125056273, producing MSQECVSVFFDEMDHEFESLSIDTIELFNVCDEIERNDLNHPFYDQRMMVLCDEFDGKLVDQMGRGTKRKAAVDINSADIKRIKSGSNMDLSRSSQEQSTSNEGNNFNMKFCCICNRNVSKKYFANHLRSNAHKNNVNKKQHSIKPNVKIIETAFGNRIITYRVTSENQNDLQFETPELFLASVKDTIFTIINKSIEDHTILKINFILYGDFVQETKNINNTFDFQSMNFIVCIGDDLNIFYTTLTKSLINYINSFERKDSGWSLKKILHLDMNLNQFNPLRGKSFIELPHDIKIKKAVINVKNTDDACFKWALLSALFPIHKNSDRVSSYTKYSHKLKFGNIKFPVKLKDIHKIESLNNISINVFGLEYNEQRKKHCIVGPLYFTKNKMQTHINLLYLTQGKIGHYCYIKNMSRLISSQVSKSKEAIYLCDFCLQYFSTSERLNNHQKNDCRHICTQIPSVDKNKKNWWGDIVSENKLSFDKFQRKLMLPFVIYADFEAFLSPLASCSNDPSKSHTINVQKHNVYSFGYYIKCSYDDKLSKYVTYTGENCALKFMETLKDNLTTIVKKIGFQKVANKISPIQQDIVSKSIHCYICNKILCGNSMIYHDWFTGEFVGVIHKVCSEKFRVPYTIPVFLHNLSHYDAHFIVHALNFDEGQVEVLPQNKEKYISFSKVLKINNSNVTLRFVDSLKFLPSSLDTLAKNLTKNNFNELSKCFPNSEDFKRLTKKGVFPYEFIKDFDTLNYNQLPDLPHFYSSLTDSIISNEDYNHAKDVWNHFNCKNMLDYSNLYLKTDVLLLADIFENFRRVCIKTYDLDPAHYYTAPGLSWDAMLKHTKTEIELLSDIDMIAFIKSGIRGGVSQCSTRYAKANNVYMSDYNAKDKESFLMYFDANNLYGWAMSQYLPTGGFEWVSADTDFNVSCSSDIGFILEVDLEYPVDLHDKHSDLPLCPENIPVGDAKEIRLIPNLKNKSKYIIHYRNLIQCLKMGLKLLKVYRILKFKQSPWLKNYIDLNTQLRTRANSDFEKDFYKLMNNAVFGKTMENIEKRVNVKLLTHWENRGKVLGAGDLIAQPHFHSVSIFSDSLVAIQLNKMKLIYNKPIYLGFCILDISKTLMYDFHYNYMKEKFTSNLKLLYTDTDSLIYQIFTSNFYNDIKPDICTHFDTSDYNPNNVFNFPQVNKKKLGYFKDENCGKIFTEFVGLRSKMYALQVDDKIITKAKGVNKCVTKKLTLDNYKSCLFNKNVQHCKMYRFRSLKHTIFTQEINKVCLSFNDTKRYILPNKIDTLPMGHYQINSM from the exons atgtCTCAAGAATGTGTTAGTGTTTTTTTTGATGAAATGGATCATGAATTTGAAAGCTTATCCATTGATACAATTGAACTTTTCAACGTTTGTGATGAAATAGAAAGAAATGATTTAAATCACCCATTTTATGATCAAAGAATGATGGTGCTATGTGATGAATTCGATGGGAAACT GGTTGATCAAATGGGTCGTGGAACTAAAAGGAAAGCAGCTGTTGATATTAACTCTGCTGACatcaaaagaataaaatctGGATCGAACATGGATCTTTCACGGTCTTCACAAGAGCAATCAACATCGAATGaaggtaataattttaacatgaaattttgctgtatttgtaatagaaatgtttccaaaaaatatttcgctaaTCATCTAAGGAGCAatgcacataaaaataatgtaaataaaaaacaacattcaatAAAACCCAATGTTAAGATAATTGAGACTGCGTTcggtaatagaataataacctATAGAGTAACTTCAGAAAATCAAAATGATTTACAGTTTGAGACACCAGAGTTATTTCTTGCATCTGTCAaagatacaatatttacaataataaataaatctatagaagatcatacaattttaaaaataaatttcattttatatggtGACTTTGTTCAGgagacaaaaaacattaacaaCACTTTTGATTTCCAAtcaatgaattttattgtttgtattggtgatgatttaaatatattttatacaactcTCACGAAATCTctaataaactatataaattcaTTCGAGAGAAAGGATAGTGGGTGGAGTCTgaaaaaaattttacatttggatatgaatttaaatcaatttaaccCTTTAAGAGGAAAATCCTTTATTGAGTTACcacatgatataaaaataaaaaaagctgtgataaatgttaaaaacacTGATGATGCCTGTTTTAAGTGGGCACTGTTATCTGCTTTATttccaattcataaaaattcggATAGAGTATCATCATACACCAAATACAGTCATAAATTAAAGTtcggtaatattaaatttccagTCAAATTAAAGGATATACACAAAATTGAAagtcttaataatataagcatTAATGTTTTTGGGTTAGAATATAATGAACAAAGAAAAAAGCATTGTATTGTTGGGCCATTGTATTTTACAAAGAATAAAATGCAGACtcatataaatttactatatttgaCACAGGGTAAAATCGgtcattattgttatataaaaaatatgtcacGATTAATAAGTAGTCAAGTTTCGAAATCCAAGGAAGCTATATATCTATGTGacttttgtttacaatatttttcaacatCTGAACGTTTAAATAACCATCAAAAAAATGATTGCAGACATATTTGTACACAAATACCAAgcgtagataaaaataaaaaaaattggtgggGCGATATTgtatctgaaaataaattaagttttgataaatttcaaCGTAAATTGATGTTaccttttgttatatatgcgGATTTTGAGGCTTTTTTAAGTCCCTTAGCATCATGTTCAAACGATCCTTCAAAATCACATAcaataaatgtacaaaaacataatgtgTATAgttttggatactacattaaATGCTCATACGATGATAAATTGTCTAaatatgtaacatatactggTGAAAACTGtgctttaaaatttatggAAACCCTGAAAGATAATTTGACaacaattgttaaaaaaattggtttccAAAAAGttgctaataaaatatcacCAATTCAGCAAGATATAGTTAGCAAATCTATTCattgttatatttgtaataaaattttgtgtggGAATTCAATGATTTACCACGATTGGTTTACTGGGGAATTTGTTGGGGTCATACATAAAGTTTGTTCAGAAAAATTTAGAGTACCTTACACTATACCAGTCTTCTTGCACAATTTAAGCCATTATGATGCACATTTTATCGTACATGCCTTAAACTTTGATGAAGGTCAGGTAGAAGTTCTCccacaaaacaaagaaaaatacatatcatTTTCAAAGGTtcttaaaatcaataacaGTAATGTAACTTTACGTTTTGTGGATTCCCTAAAATTTTTACCCAGTAGCTTAGATACTTtagcaaaaaatttaacaaaaaataattttaatgaattatcaAAATGCTTTCCCAATTCAGAAGACTTTAAACGGCTGACTAAAAAAGGTGTATTTccatatgaatttattaaagattttgatACATTAAACTACAATCAACTTCCAGATCTTCCACACTTTTACAGTAGTCTCACAGATTCCATTATTTCTAATGAAGATTACAACCATGCCAAAGATGTTTGGAATCAtttcaattgtaaaaatatgttggattattcaaatctttatttaaaaactgatgttttattgttagcagatatttttgaaaattttaggcGTGTTTGCATTAAAACGTACGATTTAGACCCGGCTCATTACTATACAGCACCTGGATTAAGTTGGGATGCTATGTTAAAACATACTAAAACAGAGATTGAATTACTTTCTGATATAGATATGAttgcttttattaaatcagGAATTCGTGGTGGTGTTTCGCAATGTAGCACTCGCTATGCAAAAGCAAATAATGTTTACATGTCTGACTATAATGCGAAAGATAAAGAGTCATTCTTAATGTATTTCGATGCCAATAATCTATATGGTTGGGCAATGTCACAATATCTACCTACAGGTGGTTTTGAGTGGGTTAGTGCTGATACAGATTTTAATGTTAGTTGTTCATCAGATATAGGTTTTATCTTAGAAGTAGATCTGGAGTATCCGGTGGATTTACATGATAAACATTCAGATTTACCTCTTTGTCCAGAAAATATACCAGTTGGGGACGCTAAGGAAATTAGATTGATtccaaacttaaaaaataaatccaaatatattattcattatcgaaatttaattcaatgtttgaaaatgggtttaaaattattaaaagtttatagaatattaaaatttaagcagaGTCCATGGTTAAAGAACTATATAGACCTTAATACACAATTAAGAACTCGAGCTAATTCTGATTTTGAGAAAGATTTCTATAAACTCATGAACAACGCAGTTTTTGGTAAGACTATGGAAAATATTGAGAAACGAGTTAACGTTAAACTGTTAACCCACTGGGAAAATAGGGGCAAAGTATTGGGGGCTGGGGATCTAATTGCTCAACCACATTTTCACAgtgtttcaatattttctgATAGTCTTGTTGCAattcaattaaacaaaatgaaattaatttataataaacctatttatctcggattttgtatattagatatatctaAAACGCTGATGTATGATTTCCACTATAATTAcatgaaagagaaatttacTTCAAATCTGAAACTACTGTATACTGATACTGATAGTctcatttatcaaatatttactaGTAACTTTTATAATGATATAAAGCCAGACATTTGTACACATTTCGATACATCAGATTATAAtccaaacaatgtttttaattttcctcaagtaaataagaaaaaattagGTTATTTCAAAGATGAAAATTGTGGTAAAATCTTTACAGAATTTGTGGGTTTGCGATCAAAAATGTATGCATTACAGGTagatgataaaattattactaaggcgAAGGGTGTTAACAAATGTGTCACTAAAAAATTAACGTTGGATAATTATAAGTcatgtttgtttaataaaaacgtacagcattgtaaaatgtatcgGTTTAGAtcattaaaacatacaatttttacacAGGAAATAAATAAGGTGTGTTTATCTTTTAATGACACAAAGCGGTACATTTTACCAAACAAAATCGATACGTTACCTATGGGTCATTACCAAATCAATAGTATGTAA